In Prochlorococcus marinus XMU1406, the genomic stretch TTTTACTAGATGGGATGAAAGTTGTAGGAGATTTATTTGGCTCAGGTCAAATGCAATTGCCATTTGTACTCCAATCCGCTGAAACAATGAAATTTGCTGTTTCAATTTTAGAACCATATATGGAAACTGTAGATGAAAAAATATCAAATGGAAAACTCTTAATTGCAACTGTCAAAGGCGATGTTCATGATATTGGAAAAAATTTGGTAGATATAATACTTACAAATAATGGTTTTGACGTAATAAATCTTGGAATAAAGCAAGATGTTTCAGCAATTATAGATGCACAAAAAAAGCACAATGCAGATTGCATCGCTATGAGCGGATTACTTGTTAAATCAACTGCTTTTATGAAAGATAATTTAGAGGCTTTTAATAATGAAAATATTAGTGTACCAGTAATATTAGGAGGTGCTGCCTTAACCCCAAAATTTGTAAATGAGGACTGCAGCAAAATATATAAAGGGAAAATATTGTACGGAAAAGATGCGTTCACTGATCTTAAATTCATGAATGAATATATGGATAATAAGAAAAAGGGTAATTGGTCAAATACAGAGGGTTTCATTAACAATGAGGGTATAAATATTAATTTAGCTTCATCAAAAGCCAACTCTCAAGCTGTTAAAAAATCAATATCCATAAATACCGAGACTTCCAAATTAAATTTAAAAGAAAAGTTTATAAGATCTAAATTTATAAATGAAGAAGATCCAATTCAAGCCCCTTTCTTGGGAACGAAAGTCTTGAACGATGTTGATATAGATTTAAATAAGTTAATATTTTATTTAGATACAAAAGCTCTATTTAGCGGGCAATGGCAAATAAAAAAAGGAAAAAACCAAAGCGTAGATGAATACAATAACTATTTGGATTCATATGCTAAACCATTGTTAGATAAATGGTTAGAGATAATTATTGAGAAAAAACTTATATCACCCAAAGCAGTTTATGGATATTTCAGATGCGGGAGAAAAGATAATAGTATTTTCTTATTTGATGAGAAATCGTTAAATAAAAGTTCCCAATTTAATTTTCCACGACAAAAATCTGGGAATAATTTATGTATAGCTGATTTTTATTGTGATTTGAATAATGATAAACCGATAGATATATTTCCTATGCAGGCAGTAACTATGGGCGATATTGCTAGTGAATATTCTCAAAAATTATTTAAAGAAGATAAATATAGCGATTATTTGTTATTCCATGGACTTACAGTGCAATTAGCAGAAGCTCTAGCTGAGTATGTCCATGCATTAATTCGTATTGAATGTGGTTTTAGGTCTGAAGAACCAGACAAAAATAGAGAAATACTAGCTCAAAAATATAGAGGAGCTAGATATTCTTTTGGTTATCCTGCATGTCCAAAAGTATCTGATTCAAACATACAATTATCATTGTTGGATGCAAAAAGAATAAACTTGACCATGGATGAATCTGAACAACTTCATCCAGAACAAAGTACTACAGCTATCATTGCACTACACTCAAAAGCTAAATATTTCAGCGCTTAAGCTAGATTTTTAGTTGTTTTCTAAATATTCAATAATTTCTTCCTGTAGTTCTTCCATCGTTTCATTATCACCCAGATCAAGTCCCTCACCTGCGGCATCCTGTGTTAACTCAAGATAATATGAAGCACCATCACTAGATAAAAATTCTAATGCGGAAGTTTCACCACTATCTTTAAAAGCTTCATAAAGAGCTTTAAATGCTATGTTTTCAGTAAAGTCCCAATCCATAATGAAAAAAACCTTATTAGAATTATTACCTCCTTACCCCCCATACTCGTCAACCTTTTTTAAAGAAATGTTGGTGTTTTATTATTATTAAAAAAAATCTATGACCATAAATAATCAAAATCAGTTAAATGTCCTTGGAGAAAAAATTGAGATTTGTAGTTGCGCACCCATGACAGGGTGGTTCAGGGATGGATTTTGCAACTATGACAAAAATGATGGAGGGAATCATTCAATATGTTGTGTAATGGATGATAATTTCCTGAAATATAGTCAATCACAAGGTAATGATTTAATAACTCCCATGCCTATTTATTCGTTCCCAGGACTAAAGGATGGTGATCATTGGTGTATTTGTCTTGATAGGTGGAAGCAAGCATTATTAGACGGTCTTGCACCAAAAGTCATATTAGAATCAACGAATATTGTAGTCTTAGAATCAGTACCTCTGGAAAAATTGAAAGAATATCAATTTAATAAAAAGTAATTACAAGTTTATTTTTTTTTTTAAAATGAATATGATAAATTTTTTAAAATGAGTTTAGAAATATATTGGAAAAAAGCACTAGAACAAACTCGATTATCAATTGATGATGAATCATTATATCCTCTCAAAACTGATATTATTACAAGAGATTTATATGAAAAAGACGACTTCATAATAAGGAAACTCGATACTTCAAAATTTAATAAAAAAAAAATTTATGGTCCTAAGCAAAATCCGTTTTGTCCTTGGGAAAAGATACTAGAAATTGATAAAATTGGTGATAATCATCAACTAATATTAAATAAGTACCCTGTACAAAAAGGTCATATTTTACTTATTACAAATGAATGGAAACCTCAAAATGGATGGTTAGATATTAATGATTGGAGAGCGATCCAACAAGTTAATAAAGATACTAGTGGATTATGGTTTTTCAATAGTTCTCCAATTGCGGGAGCAAGTCAACCTCACAGGCATTTTCAACTTCTGCGTAGATCTAAAAGTGAGATATCATGCCCTAGAGAAGAGTGGTTTTTAGAGATGAACTCATATCAAGATCTAGATAGTAAGCTTAAAAAAAATATTATTGTATCCAAATTTAATTTTTTAGAAAATCCATCATGTCTTTTAGAATTTTACTTAGAATTATGCAAGAAATTAGGAATTGGGGACCCTATTAGTGATAAGAAACCGATATATCCTTACAATATTTTAATAACTAATAAATGGATCGCTATTATAAAAAGAAAAAATGATCATATTCATGGTTTCAGTATTAACGGTTTAGGATTTGCAGGATATCTATTAGTAACTGAAAATTCAAATATTAATTATTTAAAGAAATTTGGCCCTGAAAAACTTCTAGAAAGTTTTGTTTGAATACTAGTTAGTTACTTCTACTTCCTTATCCCTGCTTATTTGGCTTTCTAGAACTTCTATAGATGCTGTTACGGAGGCAATTTTACGTTCAAGTGAATCCTTAATATAATTGAGCATTTCTAACTTCTTATGTTGATAAAAACTCTTTTTTTCTTTAGATGACTTGAAATTACAATTAAACATTTTTTTGTTTTATTATAAAAAGATACTTAATTGACTTGTGACATAAAAATAAATTGGTTTTAATTTAAAAACAATATTCTGTATGGACTTTCAATTTTTTTTTGAATAAAATTAAGTAAATTCCATACTATTCAAGAAAATATTATTGAATATTCCTGAAAATTCAAATACAAAAAGAATTTCAATTGATTTACCTGAGGAACTAATTTCCAGGTTTGATCAATTACGAAAAGAGTGGGGATTTAGAGCAAGAGGACCTGTAATAGAAAAAATACTTAAAGAAATTCTTCAAGAAGATGATTTACTACCTAAGAACCAACAGCAAGAAATAGACTTTAACGAGAAGAAGAATAATGGAAATTTAAATATTGATGAAGATACAGCATTGGTATTAATTAAATCAGACGTTAAAAAAGAAGTTAATGAGATATCTTTAAATAAAAAAGTTATAAATAGAGATCAATATAGAGAAAAAGCCAACTTAAACATAAGCCTTCCCAATTTTGTTGAAAAAAAAGTAAAGGATCTAAGAAGAAGTATTAATAGTGAAAAATTAAAAGAGAATATCAATGATATTCAAATTAACACAATTAAAGAAACTGAATTAATAAAATGTCGAATAGCGTTAATTAGTCATTGGAAAACCTTATATGGAACAGTTCCTAATGATCATGTAGTAGAAGCTGCGATGGATTGGTTTGGAAGGGACATATGGCCAAATCTTGATGGAACAGAAAATCTACCCTTTACGTGGAGTGCAGCCAATAAATTTATGTCTGAATTATGCCCATTTTGGATAAAGAAAAATCCATCCCTTGAAATTGTTTTATTAATGATTGGCGTTTTAGAAGACCCTTTTGCTACATCAGATTTAATTAATAGAATACCAACATTAATGAGGAGGTTTGTAAGTAGATTTAAGCGATATAACCGATCAAACTCATTTGAAACTTTGGACTCAACAATGACTGTACATGGAGCACTTAAATTATTGAATTTATCAACATCTGCAGGATCAGCTCATACATTACGAAAAATTAGAGATGCCTATAAATCAAAAGCCTTAGAGACGCATCCAGATGCTGGAGGATCAACAGATCAAATGAGAAAATTAAACGAAGCGTATCAATTGCTAAAAAATCTATATAAAAATTAGTATATTTATTCTTATATGAGACTTATATAAGTCTATTTAATAGTCTTATATAAGATAACTGAGAGTTGCAAGATTTCTTATCATCAATAATTAATTATTAGTCAATATTTATAGATACAATTATTTTGAATAAATAGAAATTAACATAAAATTTACCTTGTAATTATAAGAATTTTGTTTGTATAGCATTTCTTATTTGAGTCTTACTTATAGTCTAATATATAGTCTTATAATAGATTAGCTAGATATAATATTTTTATAAATTTTAATAAAATATTCCCAAACGGTTAATGCTCAACAAAATTATACAAATTGACAAAAATAAATAATTTATGTCCTTACGTTGTCCAATAAAATAATAATATAATAAAAGTATTGGCATTAAAGGCGTTTATATTTACTCACGCTGCCTTATAGACAGTACTACTCACTTTGAAGCTTTTGTATAGCAGTTTGTTTATCCATGCTAGGAACATCACTTAAGCCGTTTGCGTCAAACCAAGGCGCACTTGCCCAATCAAACCCTTCACCAAAAGTATTATCAGGTGCAGTTATGTACCAATGACAAGAAGTGTCAGGAACATCAACAGCACATTTTGACCAATCATTTGACCACTGAGGGACTTGTACCCACAGCACTGAAGATAGCAATAGAGATAGCAGATTGATCATGATACTAATAATACAACATTAAATAGTTTTATAGGATTATTGCTTGTCTTATATAAGAATTATGTATAGACTACTTTATAGTCTTATATAAGACTTATAATACAATTAATTTCTCAATTTAGTGTTAAAACATTTTTCAACATTAGAAATAATATTTGAATGTATAGATGTAATGTCCGAGTCTAGTAATGTTTTATCTTTATCTCTATAAGATAATCTAAATGTATAACTTATATGATCATCTCCAAATTTAGTATCTTCAAAAACATCAATTAAATTTACATCCTCTAAGAGATTTTTTCCTGTTTTTCGTATCTGTGATGTTATTTCGCTAATTAAAAATTTCTTACTGAAAACAAAATTTATATCCCTTTCCATTTTCGGAACAATTGGATATTGCTTATATATTGGAATCCATTTATTTTTTCTAGTACTTGCTCCCAAAAGGTTAGAGACACTTATGCTAAATAAATAAACTTTTTTTAATGACTTCTTTTCTAATATTAGTTTAGGATGAATTTCACCAAAATAACCTGTATCTTTACCTTCAATAACTAATTTCGCTGTTCTTCCTGGATGTAGAAAATTAAATGCATCAGAAGGTTTATCTTCGATTTTTATATTCAAAGATGATAAAGCCTCCTTTAACTTTCCTCTAGCCTGGTAATAATTAAGGTCATTATCCTTATCCGAATTTATCCATTTTCCAAATTTTCTATTTCCATAAATCGCACCATTCAGCACTTCTTCTTGAATGAACTCATTTTTCTTTTGAAAAACATTTCCAATTTCAAATATATAACAACCTGTTTGTCCAGCTTTTATATTACGGTTTACTATCTCCAAATGTTCTTTCCAGATATTATCCCTTAGGCAACTTGTTTCTAATAACAAAGGATTAGAAATCTTTATAAGTTTTTCATTATCTTCTGGAACAAGAGAGTAGCTTAGTACCTCATTAAAACCATTTTCTGTGAAGCCATTTTTTACTTTTCTCAATGCTAACTGTTCTGATGACAATTTTCCAGGCTTTATTGGATTAGGAAGGTTTAAGTCGAATCTGTCATACCCTATTAATCTCGCAATTTCTTCAATTAAATCTATTTCTCTTATTAAATCATGTGATCTATTGGGAATTACTGCTACATCCCAGCCATATTCTTTATTCTTTAAAGTACAACCTATGAGAATTAATTTATCAACTATTTCATTATCAGATAAATTTCTTTTTTCAAATTTATCGTTAATTATTAATGGACCAAGAATTTTATGTATTCGATTTCTCCGTAGTTTTATAAATATATCCTCACTTTTTTTTAAATTCGATGTATTGATAATTGGTGAATTAATAGAAAAAAATTCTTCTAAAAGATTAATGGCCCTTGTTACTGCACTTATTGTATTTTTTGATGTAATCCCTTTTTCATACCTACTGCTAGATTCTGTTCTTATGCCAACCGCCTTTGAAGATTTTCTTATAATGACTGGATTAAAAACGGCGCCTTCAAGGTAAATAGAAGACGTAGTATTGCTTACAGAAGTCTCTAAACCACCTATCACCCCAGCAATAGCAACAGGTTTATCGCAGCATGTAACTACTGTAATATTTTCATTTAATTCATATTTTTTACCATCTAAACAAACAAGGCTTTCGTTATCCTTGGCTTTTCGTACAGAAAAGTCTTCTGGAGAAACTTCCTTTCCAATTAAATTAGATAGTTTTTCTTTATCAAACGCATGCAAGGGTTGCCCTTGTTCTAAAAGAATATAGTTTGTCAAATCAACTAGAAGATTAATGGACTTTATACCTGATTTTTCTATACGGTCTCTAAGCCATTTTGGAGATAATTTATCTCCATTTACTCCATCAATGCAGCTTATTGTATATATGCAATTAGAGTCTATAGCCTCTGGACAAAGTTTCATTCCCTTAAGTAAATGAATTTTATATTTATGGTTTAATTCTGGAAAATTTAATGTGGATTCTAAAAGGGCAGAAATTTCACGGGCTATTCCTATAACAGACATGCCGTCAGGTCTATTAGCTGTAATAGCTAAATCATATATAAAATCATTTAATTGAAGCAAGTCAGACCCTGGAGTGCCCAATTCATGTTTTAAGGCTAAATCATCATCAATGATCTCTATACCTTCGCTAGAGTCTTCTAATCCAAGCTCCTGTAAAGAGCATATCATTCCTTCACTAATGACACCTCTAATTTCACTTCTTTTAATAGTTAAATCAACTGCATTTAATTTCGCGCCGACAGTAGCAACATAAACGTAAATATTTGGTTTAATATTGCTTGCACCACAGATAATTTGTAAATTCTTTGCAGTACCAATATCAACTTGGCAAATTGAAAGTTTATCAGATCCTTCGTGTTTTAAAACAGATAATACCTTACCTAAAACAACACCATTTACATTTTCTGAACAATCTTCTAATGATTCAACCTCAAATCCACCAATAGACAATTTCTCAGAGAGATCTTCAGGAGTAGCAGTAATTTCTACTAATTTTTTCAACCAATTTTGAGAAACTTTCATATATATTTTTTAATCAATGATGATAAAAGAAATGAGTTTATCTTCAAAAAAGTTTGTTGAAGATGTACAATAGAAAATTATACAATAAAGTATTAATTAAAATGGCCAAAAAAGGGACAAGAGTTGTAGTGACCCTGGAATGTACTGAAGCTAGGACAAGCACAGATCCTAAGAGATCAAATGGTGTCTCAAGATATACTACTGAAAAGAATCGTAGAAATACAACTGAAAGATTAGAACTAAAAAAGTTTAATCCTCATTTAAACAGAATGACAATTCATAAAGAAATAAAGTAATCAAATCAAATTTAATCATGCCTAATTCAATTTTTAAAAAACAATTATCACCTATCAAACCTGGAGATCCTATTGACTATAAGGATGTAGAACTACTAAAAAAATTCATAACTGAGAGAGGTAAAATCCTACCAAGAAGGATGACAGGTTTAACCTCTAAGCAACAAAGAGATCTTACATTAGCTGTTAAAAGAGCCAGAATTGTAGCTCTTTTACCCTTCGTAAATCCTGAAGGATAATTTCATATTGAATATAGTTGGCACTATAATTTAGTATCTCAAATATTTGAAAGATTTAACTAATTTAAAAACATATATTATTGACTCTGACGATCCACATGAAGTTGATGACGCTATTTCATTAGAAATAAAAGAAGGAAATAAAAAAAATTTATGGATACATATTAGTAATCCATGCAAACTCTTTTTGCATGACTCTAATGTTGATTTAGATGCAAGAAAGAGAAAT encodes the following:
- a CDS encoding DUF2237 family protein, with translation MTINNQNQLNVLGEKIEICSCAPMTGWFRDGFCNYDKNDGGNHSICCVMDDNFLKYSQSQGNDLITPMPIYSFPGLKDGDHWCICLDRWKQALLDGLAPKVILESTNIVVLESVPLEKLKEYQFNKK
- a CDS encoding DUF4922 domain-containing protein, producing the protein MSLEIYWKKALEQTRLSIDDESLYPLKTDIITRDLYEKDDFIIRKLDTSKFNKKKIYGPKQNPFCPWEKILEIDKIGDNHQLILNKYPVQKGHILLITNEWKPQNGWLDINDWRAIQQVNKDTSGLWFFNSSPIAGASQPHRHFQLLRRSKSEISCPREEWFLEMNSYQDLDSKLKKNIIVSKFNFLENPSCLLEFYLELCKKLGIGDPISDKKPIYPYNILITNKWIAIIKRKNDHIHGFSINGLGFAGYLLVTENSNINYLKKFGPEKLLESFV
- a CDS encoding molecular chaperone DnaJ, encoding MNIPENSNTKRISIDLPEELISRFDQLRKEWGFRARGPVIEKILKEILQEDDLLPKNQQQEIDFNEKKNNGNLNIDEDTALVLIKSDVKKEVNEISLNKKVINRDQYREKANLNISLPNFVEKKVKDLRRSINSEKLKENINDIQINTIKETELIKCRIALISHWKTLYGTVPNDHVVEAAMDWFGRDIWPNLDGTENLPFTWSAANKFMSELCPFWIKKNPSLEIVLLMIGVLEDPFATSDLINRIPTLMRRFVSRFKRYNRSNSFETLDSTMTVHGALKLLNLSTSAGSAHTLRKIRDAYKSKALETHPDAGGSTDQMRKLNEAYQLLKNLYKN
- the pheT gene encoding phenylalanine--tRNA ligase subunit beta — encoded protein: MKVSQNWLKKLVEITATPEDLSEKLSIGGFEVESLEDCSENVNGVVLGKVLSVLKHEGSDKLSICQVDIGTAKNLQIICGASNIKPNIYVYVATVGAKLNAVDLTIKRSEIRGVISEGMICSLQELGLEDSSEGIEIIDDDLALKHELGTPGSDLLQLNDFIYDLAITANRPDGMSVIGIAREISALLESTLNFPELNHKYKIHLLKGMKLCPEAIDSNCIYTISCIDGVNGDKLSPKWLRDRIEKSGIKSINLLVDLTNYILLEQGQPLHAFDKEKLSNLIGKEVSPEDFSVRKAKDNESLVCLDGKKYELNENITVVTCCDKPVAIAGVIGGLETSVSNTTSSIYLEGAVFNPVIIRKSSKAVGIRTESSSRYEKGITSKNTISAVTRAINLLEEFFSINSPIINTSNLKKSEDIFIKLRRNRIHKILGPLIINDKFEKRNLSDNEIVDKLILIGCTLKNKEYGWDVAVIPNRSHDLIREIDLIEEIARLIGYDRFDLNLPNPIKPGKLSSEQLALRKVKNGFTENGFNEVLSYSLVPEDNEKLIKISNPLLLETSCLRDNIWKEHLEIVNRNIKAGQTGCYIFEIGNVFQKKNEFIQEEVLNGAIYGNRKFGKWINSDKDNDLNYYQARGKLKEALSSLNIKIEDKPSDAFNFLHPGRTAKLVIEGKDTGYFGEIHPKLILEKKSLKKVYLFSISVSNLLGASTRKNKWIPIYKQYPIVPKMERDINFVFSKKFLISEITSQIRKTGKNLLEDVNLIDVFEDTKFGDDHISYTFRLSYRDKDKTLLDSDITSIHSNIISNVEKCFNTKLRN
- the rpmG gene encoding 50S ribosomal protein L33; the protein is MAKKGTRVVVTLECTEARTSTDPKRSNGVSRYTTEKNRRNTTERLELKKFNPHLNRMTIHKEIK
- the rpsR gene encoding 30S ribosomal protein S18; this translates as MPNSIFKKQLSPIKPGDPIDYKDVELLKKFITERGKILPRRMTGLTSKQQRDLTLAVKRARIVALLPFVNPEG